The nucleotide sequence CCATTTGCTCTATCCTGCTGAAACAGTTGAAGTGGCCCACCGTTGGTTATGCGGCATGGTCTCTACCGTAAGCTAAACGTTTGGTTGCTGATGTAGACCGAGGGGCCTGCCAAGAACCAACAGCAGCTTTTGACTACTCTTCAGTGTGCCCAGAATATGGGAGTGAGCGATCGCCCCTTTCGTGAAACGGTTGAGAAAAGTAGAGGTTAACTGGAATGCACCCGTCCAAAACGGCGATCGCGCTGCTGGTACGAGGCCAGTGCCCGATGCAGTTCTGCCCGGTCAAAATCTGGCCAGAGCGTATCCGTGACGTAGATTTCCGAGTACGCCGCTTGCCACAGCAAAAAGTTACTAAGACGCAGTTCACCACTAGTACGAATCAATAGATCTGGATCACTCGTTCCGGCAGTATACAAGAACCGTTCAAATAAGCCTTCATCAATCTCTTCCGGTTGGAGCAGACCATGCTGCACTTGAGTGGCGATCGCCCGACACGCCTGCACAATCTCCTGGCGTCCCCCGTAGTTTGTGGCCACCGTGAAATGAATGGCATGGTTGTGGCGAGTTTCGTCCATCGATCGCTCAATTTCCGCCTGTAGGGATGAGGGCAGCGCTTTCAAATTCCCCACAAAGCTAATACGAACATCCTCTTCCATCATTTCGCGGAGTTCGCGCCGCAACACTCGCTCAAACAACGCCATCAAGAAATCGACTTCTTCAACGGGACGTCCCCAGTTCTCTGTAGAAAAGGCATAGGCGGTTAGCGCTTCAATTCCCCAGTCCTTACAACACCGCAAAATATCTTTGAGGGCATCCACCCCACGCCGATGCCCCATAATTCGCGGAAAACCTTGACGCTTTGCCCATCGACCATTGCCATCCATAATCACAGCAATATGTTTGGGTAGTCGTTCCTTAACTAAATCAGAGGGTAACTCTGTCAGGGATGTAGCCTTGGCTGTCATTTTTTCTCCCGAGATGTTGACGAAGTAATCCCAAACAAACGCGACAGCGCCGTGGTGATTCGATTTACAACCTGACGGCCCAAGATGCGTAATCGAGGTGCCATCACTTCTCGCTCTACCGATTGTGTAAATCGCTGGCGGAGGAGTTCTCGTAACTTACTACTGGTCAGCGGTCGGTTTAAGATGCCGTGTTCCGCCAGAGAAATGGAACCCGTTTCCTCAGATACAACCACACAAAGGCAGTTTTCGACCCGTTCTGTAATCCCCATCGCGGCACGGTGGCGGGTGCCCAGTTGACGAGAGGCAGACCTTTCGGAAATTGGCAATATGATACCCGCCGAGAATACTCGTGATCCTCGGATCAGGACGGCTCCGTCGTGGAGAGGAGTGGTCGTTTGAAAAATGGTCTGCAGCAACTCTTTTGATACCTCAGCATTCAGCCGTACACCCGGAACAGAAAAATCCCGCTCATCGATCGGACGACTCGTTTCTAAAATTAGCAGAGCCCCGATCCGATTTTGCGAAAGTTCCTTAACCGCATCCACAATTTCATCAATGACGCTGTCTGGCTTGGGAATTGCTTCATAGGAGCTTTGAAAAAGCTGACTAAATTCCCCTCGACCCAGTTGTTCCAACAGTCGCCGGAATTCATTTTGGAGAATGAAGGCCATCGCTACTGCCGAGCCAATCACCAATTTTTCTAGCACAAAATGCAGCAGCCGCAGATTCAAGAAACTGCTGATCGCGGCTGCCAGCATCAGAATGATCAGTCCTCGAACCATCCAAAGCGTGCGTCGTTCGCCAACGATGAGCAGGATGGAATAGGTCAGCACTAAAACCAATCCAACGTCAATCACAGAGAGCAGCAAGGACTGAGTCCAGCCAAGGTTTGTCAGCCATTGCTCGAGCAAAGATCCCATGTGATTGACTTGGATTGACCTAGATTGGCGTAAGAAACTGCATCTGGGATAGAGAAGACATAAATGGTAATTGCAGCAGGCAATTAATGACTTGAGCGGAGCAAGATCTGCCCTTCGGTGTCTTCTAGGCGTGATTTAGTGATTTAACAGTCGATCTGGCAAGCAATCATGCTGAATCAGATCTTGGTAGGTTTCACGCTGCAAGATGATGGTGGCTTCTGCTTGGGAAACAAGCACTGCAGCAGGGCGGGAAACCCGATTATAGTTAGAGGCCATGCTGTAATTGTAGGCACCCGTCGCCAGAACAACGAGCACATCACCCGACGACGTCTGGGGCAGGAGAGTTTCCTTAATTAAAATATCGCCGGACTCACAGTGTTTTCCTGCGATCGCCACCGATTCCGTCAGTTCTTCTGACATCCGATTCGCAACTACTGCCCGATATATCGATTGATAGGTAATGGGACGAGGATTATCTGACATCCCGCCATCGACCGTGACATAGGTACGGATACCGGGAACCGTTTTTTGACTGCCCATGGTGTACGCCGTTACGCAGGCATTGCCAATGAGCGATCGCCCAGGCTCGGACAACAATCGGGGGAGAGCAATGTTGTGGGTCGCACAGGCTTGCGTCACGGATTCCGCTACCACCTTAACCCACGCATCAATACTTGGGGGATCATCGGCTTCGGTGTAGCAAATCCCCAACCCGCCACCAATATCCAATTCGCTGACCGGAAGACCATACTGGCTTGCTTTGATAAACCAGTCCACCATGACACTGGCTAAATCTTGGTGGGGCTGCACTTCAAAAATTTGGGAACCGATGTGGGCATGCAGTCCCACACAATTCAGATGGGGTTGCTGGGCCACAAAGCTCAACACGCTATCCATTTGATCGGGATCAAAGCCAAACTTGCTGTCGAGGTGTCCAGTGCGAATATATTCGTGGGTATGGCATTCGATACCGGGAGTCAAGCGAAGCATGATGCGAACGGGCTGCTCGGAACCAGCCGCGATCTCTGCTAGCGTTCTTAGTTCCAGCCAGTTATCCACCACAATCGTGCATCCCGACTGCACCGCAAACTCAAGCTCCGACCGGGACTTGTTGTTGCCGTGGAGGTAAATGACGGATGGATCTACACCTGCCTGGAGTGCGGTGTATAGCTCTCCTCCAGAGACCACGTCCAGTCCTAACCCTTCCTGAGCGGCGATCGCACAAACCGCTAAACAGTTCCAAGCTTTGGAGGCGTAAATCACCAAGGATTCGCCCGCATAGTACCGCTGAAACGCTTCCCGATATTGGCGACAGGCAAGGCGAAAGGTCTCTTCATCCAAAATATAGAGGGGCGATCCAAAGTTCTGCACCAACTCCACCACATCGCATCCACCAATTTCCAGGTGGTCACGCTCGTTAACGCGAGC is from Synechococcales cyanobacterium T60_A2020_003 and encodes:
- a CDS encoding isoprenyl transferase; translated protein: MTAKATSLTELPSDLVKERLPKHIAVIMDGNGRWAKRQGFPRIMGHRRGVDALKDILRCCKDWGIEALTAYAFSTENWGRPVEEVDFLMALFERVLRRELREMMEEDVRISFVGNLKALPSSLQAEIERSMDETRHNHAIHFTVATNYGGRQEIVQACRAIATQVQHGLLQPEEIDEGLFERFLYTAGTSDPDLLIRTSGELRLSNFLLWQAAYSEIYVTDTLWPDFDRAELHRALASYQQRDRRFGRVHSS
- the lysA gene encoding diaminopimelate decarboxylase — translated: MVSTPATRTGNTGCQYLPNLSSDAPSPNQHIMPITARVNERDHLEIGGCDVVELVQNFGSPLYILDEETFRLACRQYREAFQRYYAGESLVIYASKAWNCLAVCAIAAQEGLGLDVVSGGELYTALQAGVDPSVIYLHGNNKSRSELEFAVQSGCTIVVDNWLELRTLAEIAAGSEQPVRIMLRLTPGIECHTHEYIRTGHLDSKFGFDPDQMDSVLSFVAQQPHLNCVGLHAHIGSQIFEVQPHQDLASVMVDWFIKASQYGLPVSELDIGGGLGICYTEADDPPSIDAWVKVVAESVTQACATHNIALPRLLSEPGRSLIGNACVTAYTMGSQKTVPGIRTYVTVDGGMSDNPRPITYQSIYRAVVANRMSEELTESVAIAGKHCESGDILIKETLLPQTSSGDVLVVLATGAYNYSMASNYNRVSRPAAVLVSQAEATIILQRETYQDLIQHDCLPDRLLNH
- a CDS encoding TIGR00159 family protein, with the protein product MGSLLEQWLTNLGWTQSLLLSVIDVGLVLVLTYSILLIVGERRTLWMVRGLIILMLAAAISSFLNLRLLHFVLEKLVIGSAVAMAFILQNEFRRLLEQLGRGEFSQLFQSSYEAIPKPDSVIDEIVDAVKELSQNRIGALLILETSRPIDERDFSVPGVRLNAEVSKELLQTIFQTTTPLHDGAVLIRGSRVFSAGIILPISERSASRQLGTRHRAAMGITERVENCLCVVVSEETGSISLAEHGILNRPLTSSKLRELLRQRFTQSVEREVMAPRLRILGRQVVNRITTALSRLFGITSSTSREKK